The Aspergillus flavus chromosome 2, complete sequence region AGCTGTCCTGCAATGGGTAACGCGAACTGCCGATGGAATGGTGCGATGGGAAAGGGCGCTTGGAGGAAGGACCGATGAGAAGCTCGAAATCCTGAGCTGAGATCTCGGCAATATCGCTATCATCGCTGTCGGGTATAAGGGTCGGTTGGAGGCGCTGGGGCCCAGGACGATTTGTCTCAGGCAACGGAGGCGGTAAAAATGGTGAACGATAAATATCTGGGGTCTGTATGGCCCCAGGCACTGATCGATTGATATCGGGAAATGGTGTGCCATTGTTTACCctgggaggaggggaaagtAAAGAAGACCCAGAGTAGTGAGTGGATGAAGTGCTTCTGGCTGAAGTTGGTCGAGGTGACTCTTGCAAGCCTTCCAGTCTACGAGCATACTCCTCGTCGAGGCGTTCCTGTTCCTTGCGACTCTCGAGCCATTGTTCAGCTTTTCGCTGTTCGTCTTGGAGCTCGAGTATATCTTGGCTGTCCAAGCCCAGTACCCTTCGAAGTTCATCAATGCTGTCGTCAAAGCCGTCATCCTGCCCCTGCCCCTGCACCTGAAGACTACGAATAGACAATGAACTCGGGCTAGAGGAAGGCTTCTTTGTTGCGATCCGTTTCAGGGGTAGGTCCAGATCATCAGTCCAATCTGTTTCGACACCATCATCGTGGGCGTGATTAGGatcatggtcttcttctcgccCACGCTTTCGAATGGTCAACGGCCCTAGAGGTTGAGATTGCTCCGCTAGTCTCCTTGCCGATTGAAATGGCTGCGACGGGGGAGACATGGTCGACTGACCCTGTCGTAAACCCCTAGGAGAGTTTACAGGACTAGAGTCAGAGCTTCCATCTAGCTGCGCTCGATACGAAAATGAGTTTTCCGGACCCTGGTGGGGAGGAAAGTGACTATGTGGCGGGCTCTTTGTGGCAGTACCGCGTAGTTCTGCCAGTCGCGTTTCTAATGTTTTGATAACATCTAATATCTCTTGCCTTTCAGCAACGGCATTTGGTCGTTGTTCTTCTAAGCTTTGCAAAATAACATGGTTTAGCTGAAGATCTTCCAGGAGGTCTTCTATAGACGCGTCAGTTGAGGAAGCCATGATAGATGAATCCAAGTTTGAGAATGTGCTTGTGAGCTTAGTGCCCAAAGCTGCCACTTTGACACAAAGGCGTTCCGGCTTCGCGATCAGGGACAATTCACAGCTCTGCAATGTGCATGAGTTAACTTGAGGTGCGACATTAAAGACCGAAGAATGTAAGATGTGGGATAAATGATCGCTGGAGACGATGATGTGTAGATTGACGATCGCGCTTGGCAGCGGAAAGTGGATGTTAATTCTGATGGAACAGGGCGtaaaagttaaaataaaaaaaaagaaaagaaaaggagacagGCAAATATGCCCGGAATAGGCTAGAAAACACAAGAGAATTTAATAGTGAATGAGTATTATGAAGCTGCTGCCTGCACTACAGCGTTGACTGACGTCGGTGCCTGTTGGTCAGTAGTAGTTGTACTTTACATTATCAGCTGGAGaaatttttcttcccttttatCTACTCACCCCTGTGTTCTCCCCTCCTCTTGATCCATCACATTATCGCATACACTTATATACCATATCATAATTCTATCGTTGGCCTGGAACTATTAATATCGCTCTTGTATTTAATCCTAGTATAGTTTCAGAGGATCtgcttgcttttcttcttgatatagtatatttgatagatatattttagtcCTTACTATACTTACAAATAATACTGTTCGACTGCAAACAGACTCATCCATCAGAGTTTCACTTCTGGAGGCTACTAGAATATAAGTCTTGCTCTCAAACAGCCTCCATCAGTGAATATACCCCAGTAgctaccactactactactgctacTACTCTTCATTGTAGGTGAATCTCGAGTCCTGAGGTCGCGTCGACAACCTTCCCCAATCGGGTATATCATATGCAATACCTACCTAGTAGTAGTACCTAGGTGTACAAAACTTCCTAACACCATCCAGAAATATTGACATCATGGATCATGATTACTACTATTCATGTTTAAATAGGAGAAATGGCATCTCACCCACTGGCACAGTTGGTATGTGTGTGCATCCAGTCTATATATTAGTTGAGTCTAAGTATACACTCTGTCTTTactttcttctgtttttctttcctgtgaaataaagaataatgcttttgtttctcttttcagTAGGCTATGCTGAGATAGCCAACAATCACAGAGCATGTTGTGGTTCTTTTGTGCTGTCAATATTGTTATCGTTtcaaaaaaaatcaaaaaacTTTGTGGAGAGtctagactactagtagttatATGGAAAACGCATGATCATCCCCCATCATCCGCAAACCCATCCTCCGACCGCTATCGTTGTATCGTAATTCGAGACCTTGCATAACGAACCCAACATGTTGGGAGGGACCATGGCCATGACGGTTGTCCAGCCCCATCCATACGTCGATCTCACGCTTACAGGTCggcatcatcctcatcgggCAAAGGCTGGGCCGTGGCTTCATCCATCTCCGCCTTGTACTTCGCCAGAAGTTCCGGGTCGACTTGTGCCTCAGGAGGAGCAAGAGCAGGGGCAGCAACGAATTCCTAGATACTATTTTAGCAGGCGATAACAGTGGACCGCAGAAAGGCAACTTACCAGCGAGGTGTTGCCGACCAGCTTCCGAGCAATCCAGAGGAAGGGCTTCTCGAAGTTGTAGTTCGACTTAGCGGAGATATCGTAGTACTGGAGGTTCTTCTTGCGGTGGAAGGTGATGGTCTTGGCTTTCACCTTACGCTCCTTGACATCAACCTTGTTGCCGCACAGCACGATGGGGATATTCTCGCAGACACGGACGAGATCACCTAGAAGTTGGGTTACTCAGATATTCACATGCCGAGGATGTAAAAAGAACTTACGGTGCCAGTTGGGGACGTTCTTGTAGGTGATACGGGAGGTAACATCGAACATGATGATACCGCACTGGCCGTTGATATAGTAACCATCTCTCAGACCACCGAACTTCTCCTGACCGGCAGTATCCCACACGTCGAACTGGATTTGTCCAAGGTTCTACCACAATCGTTAGTCGTCTGAATACAGGATGGGGGTATAGCCCAAAGCGGGGTCCTTGGTGGGGCATACGGTGGTGAAATTAAGAGGGTGCACTTCGACACCGAGAGTTGCGATATACTTCTTCTCGAATTCGCCAGTAAGGTGGCGCTTGACGAAGGTGGTCTGTAAGGGATAATGTTAGTAAGAACGTCTCATTATCGGGTTAAGAGATTTGGCGATGGCGGAGGGGAAGGGAGGATAAAGAGTAATGGCAGAAAGGCCTCCTGTGCCGAAAGATAGCGACCACGAGATATAGACAAAGGACATATGGACGCTGTTTAATGTCAAAGAAATAGATCCAACTTACCTTTCCAGTACCACCGTCACCGACAAGGACAAGCTTAAaggttgggattggggtaGCCATGGTGATATTTTATGTGAAAAAAAAGGTGGAATAAAGTCTCAAAAACGATGAGGTCCGGGAAGAAGATTATGCGTATCAAAAGTCGACAAACGGTTGCGACTGATGATAGATAAATGAACGCGGTGTATACGGTGAGATAGGGTTTTAAGCACAGGGAGGGAACGAAGTGAAAGGCGAACCTGGTGATGGGATTTTTGCCCTGAGTCGGTCACCAAGTTTTAAGCCACGTGACAAAAGCCTCAGGCACACATGCCCCGCAGGATTGCACGGCTATCGATCACTTTTACTAAACCAAATATACTGATATGATGTAAAcgaaaaaggtaaaaaaaagagctaTCTCAGGGCACTCCGCCATGGTGTTTTTCGTAAATGTTTTCCagtcatcatcattgataTCATAATTAGTAACTCCTTTGTGATGCCTTCTTGCTTGTCCCATTAAACAACTCTAGTCATTAAGAAACCATACTGCATGCCTCGTCAAATACAATAGCCTTTGTCTCAAATCACAAAGGAACAAGATGACAGCCCAATAAACCACGGCCACCCCAATCTCGTCGTGGCACAAGCTCCAAGTCCAGTTCTGTGACATCACCATTATCCTGCCTCAGAACTTTGACAATTAAAGTACGCTGATAGAATAAAAGTCAGTCATTCATAAAACTGGCCCTTGATCTTAAGCGACAAACCGTCCCCAGGTACAATTGAAAAAAGGCGAAAAGAAGAGCTGTTAAAACTTACCCCCTCGTTTTGTTGGACCGATTCAGCCACCTTGGAGAGACGCTCATGGTTAATCCAATTAATGGTCCCAAAGCTGCGTATCTTGTCTCCCGCTTTCAGTCCAGCCTGATCCGCAGGACTTGCGGCTGCGACACTGTTTACTCGTGCGAACGGTGGCCCAAGCATCGCGGCGTCCGACGGAGAATTGCTAGTTAAATTGGATTGTGTTCCGCGAGACCCATTTGTATTACTGATAGAAGAGGTATCGCCTTGCGCGCGTTGAAGATTCGAAAAATGATCGTGAATACCTTTCTCGAGATATTTCATGACCTCTTTGTGATCGTAGCGAAGTCGAATAATTTTTGTGCGTATTGTGCGGACTGCGTTAGGCTTAGTGACAGTTTGGACAAAAGAGAAGCATTCTTACTCTGGGCAACGTCGATATCGGCTCGTGGGAAGTCGTCGAATGTTGTCAGCGATGAATTCATGTTAACACCGTGCTGCGAAAGATCCAAATGATTAGATATGTTCTTGAGGATAGGAGCCATCTAGTTACTCACAGACGTAAGGACACTGCTCAACGCCGAAAGTTCCTCTTCAATACGCTCCTTTTCCTGCATCAGTTCGACCATGGAGAGCTTGGCCGGGTCGCGGTCAGGCCCTCCGGTCGTTGTAGGACCGGAGGCCACTGTTGGAGCATGAATATTATCGTCCATATGTATTCCCATCCTAGAATAAAACCAATGAGAAGTAAGGCATCGCTGCTGTGGTTGGGAtagaaggccaagaagagTTGTCTGTGACAGTGATAAAATAAGGTGGTGGTAGTTTGGTGGGTCTTTGTTCTGGAAATCTGGGGGAAGTTCGGATCTTGGCGTATGGCCTTTTAAAGGCCTCAGTCACTTATGCTTATACACAGTACTCTCGAATACCGTAATAAATAAGAAGACATTGATCGATTTGACTGGTTCAACATAGGGATTATTTGACGTTGGTGGATTTACCTCAGCTATGCGTCTTGTGTATATGATCAATTAGATAGTGAGAGCTTGTTCCAGGTACATTTCACTGCACTTGACAAGTTATTCTACATTAAATAGAAAACGAGAAGGATATATTGAAGATAATCTACCTCAGACAGAACAAAATCCTCCTGTGTCACATAATGAAAACATATCTCAATCACAAGGATTTATAGAGAACCAAAATTATGCTACATATGATTCACGATTCTCTTATACATTACAAGAGAATGATGTTGTCTACTTTCAATTTTTAGAGCATTTTTCCCTAGTTCAAAGGCAAATCCTAAAGTTAATACTAGGAAAAATACTAACATAATTACTATATCTGTGAGTCCTCCAAATTTGAAAGTATTGGTAATATATTGGGTAAATTTCAAAGATAActtctaaataaattaagtGTATTTGAAGCGAAACTTATTTTAGCAAAAGTAGCAGTAGTTCTGCGCTTAATTTTAGGATTAAGTCGTTCCTACCCTGGCTTGCGCTGTTCATGATCAGTCGCATGTTGGTTCTGTAGGAAGGTGTATcttattttccttccatcTTAGTCTGGTTATCTACAATGCACTATGGGCGATGGCTTCCTTTTACAGCATGTGCTTTACTGTTTTCTGCCCTACGAGCTTCATGTATTCTTACTGAAGGGATGGGTCTGATTCCTTCCCACCGTGGACTACcctattctatatagaattgTTGTTTTATCCATCACTATGGAAGGGCTCAAAGAAGAGGTGGCTGAAAAGCACCATTTAGTCATGGGAGACTTCGATTTAGAGGCGAAACGCAGGAATTTAACCGATTCACATGCGTCAGAAGAGCATACCTCAAGCTTTCTACCGTTTAAACGTTGGTTAAACAGCTTTAGAGCAAAAAGGAGCTACAGTCCCTGTCAGCGTCTAAGATACGTGGAGGGCTGGTCGGATACTACGCAGACACGCTGTGAGAATACCAATGCATTGCCCTGTGGAGGAGGACAGGATCTGCAGTGGGAATGTCTCTCGGGTCACTCATCCAATCTGGAGACCATCAAGACGAGTACTTTGAGCGTTGCCAGTCAAAGTGTAGCGAGATCAAGGGGAACCACCCAGAGTACGAATCGGAGTTTTGGCTCAGACCTGCGTGGGTCTATAGAGAGCTTAAGACCAGCATTGAGCTTATCGATCGATGAGGAAGCACACAACCGCGCTGTTAAGCGGCGTAAAGTTCTTCGAGAGATTATTACTACTGAGTCGGACTATGTGTTTGGCTTGAAAGCCCTTATCAATGTATACCTTGCATTGGCTTCAAGAGTCCGCCTCGAAACTGACTGATTGGCCATCCCAggtgcttttccttttctccgcAAGACCGGAGATCTACTACAATCTCCACCAAATTCGCGAACTACACGAAGACCTTCTGGCACGGATCCGGAAGGTGACGCCAATGTCTAGCCTTGCTGCGGTAGAATATGACAGATTGGTGCCTCAGGGTGTACATGAGCGCTTTAATCCTACTGCTCTGAGTCCGAGAGCGCTTCAGAATCGATCTATGAGAACACGTTGTTTCAAGAGATCCGTACTTTCGCGCTTTAAAGCACTTGCAGCAGAAGCGAATGAAGCACTGGAAGTTGCAGTTGAGATTGGAAAGCTAGTACGTTGCTCGAACTTGTTTGATTGGCAGTGCTGATGCCGAACTCTGCAGTCAGCGTCATTTGCAACATATATGGATTTCTGTAGCAATTACGAGCAGCTTACGGAGGATGTGGATATTCTACGTCAATCAGTGCCGAACTGGTCGGTTTTGGAGAATGGTATCGAAGCCTTGTCGAAGTCAGTATCGTCGATTGAGAACCAGGCCCTCGAAAATAACAAATCGATGCTGTTGCATGACCTCCTCATAAAGGTTTGAGTCAATAGCGCAAAAGAGATGTACAGTCAAATGCTGATGAAGCCTCAGCCAATCCAACGCCTTTGCAAGTATCCATTACTGCTCCAAGAGTTACTAAAGTGGACCCATATTCAAGACGACCCAACTGCGCATGACGGAATTCACCAAGCTTTGGAGGGCGTTCGTGCCATGATCAATCAAATCAATAACACGCCTGGCAATCCGGTTAACAAAGGGATGGTACAAAGGACCCTCTTTTTACAAGAAATGCTAAGGCTCCCCAAACTGGTAAGTAACTGGATCAATAGAAATCCAGAAGGCTGCGTACGTATGGAATTTGACCGGCTTTCAGGTTGCTGTTCATAACATTTACAAACAATTGGGACCAATGACTCTTTGCGGAGTTCTCCATGCCACATACCAGTCTTCGACATACCTTGCAGGTGACTATATGGTCTGTGTCTTATTCAAGAGCCACTTTTTGCTGGCCAAAACCAAGAATGACGATCGCAGCTTAGAAGTGGTCGCGTGCTTGTATGTCTGTGATGCGAAGATCGATACTCTAAGGAATGGAAAAGGTACGAaggctttcttcctttccctttccctctccttcttaTGCTAAGCTGCAGAATAGGTCTTTGCTGCCATGGGTGCTTCTTCTCATGGAAATTGGTGTTTCAAATTCAAAATACAAAGTTTGAGCTCGTTTTGAGTGCCTCATCCGCGTacgaagaaaagcaatggaAAACCGAGTTTCTCAAGTCAGCCGCACTATCGGCTAATATGCAAAGGCCAGTGTCCTCGGAGCTGCGAGGATATTCCTTTCTTACCCTGGACTTGGCCCCTCTGGATCAAATGGCGAGTTTCGAGCCTTCATTCTCTCGTATGGCCTCTGTCCACTCGGTAGCAGTTTCACGCGTTGAGTCCGACCTGCAGCATGTAGTGATCAAGAGAACGCACTGCCCACACAAGCTAGGACAGACTGCTCGTCATGTAGACGGCGAGTTCGAGCGACCGAACTTATCGGTTCCAGAGTCACCAGTTATACTGACAACTCGAAGACAAGACCGGATAAGATTGGAAAGAATTATCTCATCGGTGTACACTCGGGAATACCTCCCATACCCTGGGATGAGCTTAGCGAAAGGCGACATTCTCTTTCGGCCGGGCACAATTATGAGGCGCTTTACTGTCCGTCCGGGGGTCTACAGACGTTCAAGTTCGGTGAACATTCCCCGAAGCCAGTCTGTTGTTGAGAAACTTTACTCTACCAGAGAGACTCCTCAGCGTAAATGGTCCAACGACAGTGATAAAGACGAAGCTTTCCACGCTAAATGGGGACTTAGCGATGAGAAGAATGTCGGCTGTCTTTTGAAATCCAGCATGGGAACCATGAAACACAGTAAAACATTAAGGCTAAGGAACCACCCAAAGCCATCTTGCGGCCTTCGTCGCCAGCAGACAGACATGGGAGACGGAAATTGTGGACGCGCCCGCGTCGAGAGTCCTTCATTGAAGACATCTATCCGGATCATGTTTAATTCCATGTCATTGAGGCGACCAAAGAGAAGTCCAGGCTTACGCGTGTGTGTTAGTGGAGGATAATGATGCAATTGGGATGGAGAGTATCTGCGATATTGCGTCAGGGTTGAGGGTCCAAGTGCTTTCATGTCGGAAAGGAAGGTATCTATTTGTTTCGTATCGATTCGCTGAGACAGGTGGGGGGAGGAGAGTGGGCTGAGAAATGCGGTGGTTGGCGAGGCAATTAGTATCAGATACTAATGGGAAAATCTCCCCACCAAGCATTGAGTGCATCATCGACATACTGAGTGAGTAATATGCCTTGCATTGTGGTCGGGGCAAGAAAAAGCGGAGCCCATCGTAAGTCATTTAATTCCATCTCTCACGGGGTATGACGTCGGAGGGGTTGCTGGTCGACCCTCCAATCCGTAGCAAACGACCTTATTTAGAGACCGTGTTAACCCTCTTTAAGAGTGGCATAGAATAACATCTTCACTTTCAGAGAACAATTGTATCTTACTCTCTTATCACCCTAGTTTATTTATCTCGAGATCCTCCTCCTACGTGAACGACTCTCTAGTCATTGACATCTTGAACTTTCTCTCCCGCCGAACCACCGAGTGACGTCATCATATACTACCTCATCTCACGCGACAGCTCATAGACCTCCCACTGCTTTCCAACTTCCACTTCTCCCTCTTCGTTACCTCCAAACGAAAAGTGAAGCATCAATTGACTTTTTCCAACTTCAATTCAATCCTCCAAACACGTCAAGATGACTCGTGCCAACGAACAAACTGCCAAGGTCTTCTACAAGGGATCTTCTGAGGACTTCGTAGTCTTCGTCGACGATATTGAGATCCTCAACAACTGGCGCAAGGATCGCTCAATCCCACTGGCCGATGTGGTAAACGGCTTTAAGATTTTTGTTACTCACAAGTAGGTTCCTCCCATCTACCTCCCTGTCCCTCTTCCCAGACCAATAGCATCCTA contains the following coding sequences:
- a CDS encoding ras family-domain-containing protein, with product MATPIPTFKLVLVGDGGTGKTTFVKRHLTGEFEKKYIATLGVEVHPLNFTTNLGQIQFDVWDTAGQEKFGGLRDGYYINGQCGIIMFDVTSRITYKNVPNWHRDLVRVCENIPIVLCGNKVDVKERKVKAKTITFHRKKNLQYYDISAKSNYNFEKPFLWIARKLVGNTSLEFVAAPALAPPEAQVDPELLAKYKAEMDEATAQPLPDEDDADL
- a CDS encoding 26S proteasome non-ATPase regulatory subunit 9, whose translation is MGIHMDDNIHAPTVASGPTTTGGPDRDPAKLSMVELMQEKERIEEELSALSSVLTSHGVNMNSSLTTFDDFPRADIDVAQIRTIRTKIIRLRYDHKEVMKYLEKGIHDHFSNLQRAQGDTSSISNTNGSRGTQSNLTSNSPSDAAMLGPPFARVNSVAAASPADQAGLKAGDKIRSFGTINWINHERLSKVAESVQQNEGRTLIVKVLRQDNGDVTELDLELVPRRDWGGRGLLGCHLVPL
- a CDS encoding rho guanyl nucleotide exchange factor codes for the protein MEGLKEEVAEKHHLVMGDFDLEAKRRNLTDSHASEEHTSSFLPFKRWLNSFRAKRSYSPCQRLRYVEGWSDTTQTRCENTNALPCGGGQDLQWECLSGHSSNLETIKTSTLSVASQSVARSRGTTQSTNRSFGSDLRGSIESLRPALSLSIDEEAHNRAVKRRKVLREIITTESDYVFGLKALINVLFLFSARPEIYYNLHQIRELHEDLLARIRKVTPMSSLAAVEYDRLVPQGVHERFNPTALSPRALQNRSMRTRCFKRSVLSRFKALAAEANEALEVAVEIGKLSASFATYMDFCSNYEQLTEDVDILRQSVPNWSVLENGIEALSKSVSSIENQALENNKSMLLHDLLIKPIQRLCKYPLLLQELLKWTHIQDDPTAHDGIHQALEGVRAMINQINNTPGNPVNKGMVQRTLFLQEMLRLPKLVAVHNIYKQLGPMTLCGVLHATYQSSTYLAGDYMVCVLFKSHFLLAKTKNDDRSLEVVACLYVCDAKIDTLRNGKGLCCHGCFFSWKLVFQIQNTKFELVLSASSAYEEKQWKTEFLKSAALSANMQRPVSSELRGYSFLTLDLAPLDQMASFEPSFSRMASVHSVAVSRVESDLQHVVIKRTHCPHKLGQTARHVDGEFERPNLSVPESPVILTTRRQDRIRLERIISSVYTREYLPYPGMSLAKGDILFRPGTIMRRFTVRPGVYRRSSSVNIPRSQSVVEKLYSTRETPQRKWSNDSDKDEAFHAKWGLSDEKNVGCLLKSSMGTMKHSKTLRLRNHPKPSCGLRRQQTDMGDGNCGRARVESPSLKTSIRIMFNSMSLRRPKRSPGLRVCVSGG